A genomic stretch from Erigeron canadensis isolate Cc75 chromosome 9, C_canadensis_v1, whole genome shotgun sequence includes:
- the LOC122583577 gene encoding glutathione S-transferase T3-like, with protein sequence MGMGMGSVIGMGPGMCMGMGPGMGMGGSSQHETFGGSSSQQNTPGSFFDRQRLVDTPPQDSQDDDVQKTQPPPQPSKPRRHRKKVVGEDEPRPRNVQQTWLPSEEMNLATAWLSVIENPECANYQKKGVYWSRITEALATLEEKPKDYRDPEVVSAKWRKIRLIIQNFNQIYTRIGHASGENDLDRVRKANEEYEGTYHKPFPYSSIWGKIRYSSKFYLVDKSVVRTNLGEPTAKRSKTSSSTDPVASQGSDARVNFDLNSFEELGDNDDEPVYQERPIGRDASKKASRSGSSSGGKGKRKGKYMETFEGIAKKLDKLFDMSSKKIELKEKKVKIMEEDRDWKLLGTEYSHLEEPERSIMERKKQALREKYLS encoded by the exons ATGGGTATGGGTATGGGTTCGGTTATAGGTATGGGTCCGGGTATGTGTATGGGTATGGGTCCGGGTATGGGTATGGGTGGTTCGAGCCAACATGAAACTTTTGGTGGGTCCTCTAGCCAACAAAACACTCCCGGTTCATTTTTTGATCGTCAAAGGCTAGTTGATACTCCACCACAAGATTCTCAAGATGATGATGTTCAAAAGACACAACCACCCCCTCAACCATCAAAACCAAGGCGGCATAGGAAAAAAGTGGTCGGCGAAGACGAACCACGACCAAGAAATGTCCAACAAACGTGGTTACCGTCAGAAGAAATGAATTTAGCTACGGCTTGGCTATCGGTGATCGAAAACCCGGAATgtg caaattatcaaaaaaaggGGGTATATTGGTCACGAATAACCGAGGCTTTGGCGACATTAGAAGAAAAGCCGAAAGATTACCGTGACCCCGAAGTTGTGAGTGcgaaatggaggaagatacGTCTAATTATTCAAAACTTCAACCAAATCTATACTCGAATCGGTCATGCAAGTGGAGAAAATGATTTAGATCGTGTTAGAAAGGCCAACGAAGAGTATGAAGGAACTTATCACAAGCCATTTCCGTATTCATCAATTTGGGGCAaaattag gtacaGTTCGAAGTTTTATCTCGTGGACAAAAGCGTTGTGAGGACCAATCTCGGTGAACCCACGGCCAAAAGGTCGAAGACTTCATCATCCACCGACCCAGTGGCTAGTCAAGGGTCGGATGCTAGggtcaactttgaccttaactCGTTTGAAGAGTTgggtgataatgatgatgagccGGTGTATCAAGAACGGCCCATTGGTAGGGACGCATCAAAGAAAGCGTCGAGATCCGGGTCGAGCTCGGGAGGCAAGGGGAAAAGAAAGGGTAAGTATATGGAGACGTTTGAAGGAATTGCGAAAAAGTTGGATAAGTTGTTTGATATGAGCTCGAAGAAAATTGAGTTGAAGGAAAAGAAAGTTAAGATCATGGAAGAAGACCGCGATTGGAAGTTGTTGGGTACCGAATATTCCCACCTTGAAGAGCCCGAGCGAAGCATCATGGAACGCAAAAAACAAGCGCTTCGTGAAAAATATTTGTCTTGA
- the LOC122580804 gene encoding probable 2-carboxy-D-arabinitol-1-phosphatase, with protein sequence MLSAGLPLAGGNHHLFRHRHNFHSFKPITPTSFIIRSSSLQELNTSSSLEASDDDDDDGKLSSVVSGSVSFPAIKVAKRVVLVRHGQSTWNAEGRIQGSSDFSILTKKGEAQAETSRQMLIDDSFDICFSSPLKRSKRTADVIWDARKEEILTDSDLREIDLYSFQGLLKNEGIAKYGEAFGKWQKDAPNFNIDGHYPVRELWDRASSCWQKILVHDSRSVLVVAHNAVNQALVATAMGLGTEYFRILLQSNCGVSVLDFVPRPEGGSPYICLNRLNQTPGSPIGGGSSAGRKASRRIVLVCHGSSQASNSDDTPMDMLGTIQSQKTAELLLDLKVKSIVSSPRIVPTETANSIARVQEAADCLGADCVPRYVETKQLKNLDFQDILNRSKKESINASSLQFGWMNEFEDGLLTEIWDRSGTTWKSLLDELSNESQPENVVVVVGHPIVNIGLLGHCLNLTKDWLGSFHLDAGSISVIDFPDGPFGRGVVRCINYTAHLGRWSIPITRPTQDEDEF encoded by the exons ATGCTTTCCGCCGGACTTCCACTCGCCGGCGGCAACCACCACCTGTTTCGCCACCGCCATAACTTCCACAGTTTCAAACCCATCACACCCACTTCATTTATCATTAGATCTTCAAGCCTCCAAGAGCTCAATACTTCATCATCATTGGAGGCAagtgacgatgatgatgatgatggaaaatTGAGCTCAGTGGTCAGCGGTTCAGTGTCGTTTCCTGCGATAAAAGTAGCGAAACGGGTGGTTTTGGTGAGACACGGACAGAGCACGTGGAATGCGGAAGGCAGGATACAAGGAAGTTCGGATTTTTCAATTCTTACAAAAAAGGGTGAGGCACAAGCTGAGACTTCGAGGCAAATGCTTATCGATGATTCGTTTGATATTTGCTTCTCAAG TCCTTTAAAAAGATCAAAAAGAACTGCTGATGTCATATGGGATGCTCGGAAGGAGGAGATCCTTACTGATTCCGACTTGAGGGAGATTGACCTATACTCATTTCAA GGACTCCTAAAGAACGAAGGTATAGCAAAGTATGGTGAGGCTTTTGGTAAATGGCAAAAGGATGCTCCAAATTTCAATATAGATGGTCATTATCCAGTTAGGGAATTGTGGGATCGTGCTAGTAGCTGCTGGCAGAAAATCTTGGTTCATGACAGTAGGTCGGTTCTTGTGGTTGCTCACAATGCTGTTAATCAGGCGCTTGTTGCTACCGCAATGG GCTTAGGAACTGAGTACTTCAGGATTTTACTTCAAAGCAACTGTGGTGTAAGTGTGCTAGATTTTGTCCCACGGCCTGAGGGTGGATCTCCATATATATGTCTTAACCGGTTAAATCAG ACTCCAGGTTCGCCTATTGGTGGCGGAAGCTCTGCAGGCAGGAAGGCCAGTAGGCGGATCGTACTCGTCTGTCATGGATCATCCCAG GCTAGCAATTCTGATGATACACCCATGGACATGCTTGGAACTATACAG TCACAAAAAACAGCAGAACTGCTACTTGATTTGAAGGTGAAATCGATTGTTAGTAGCCCAAGAATAGTTCCAACTGAAACGGCTAATTCAATTGCTCGT GTTCAAGAAGCTGCTGATTGTCTTGGCGCTGATTGTGTGCCACGATATGTGGAAACAAAGCAGTTAAAAAACCTCGACTTTCAAGATATTCTTAATCGTTCAAAGAAG GAATCAATCAATGCATCAAGTCTACAGTTTGGCTGGATGAATGAATTTGAAGATGGATTGTTGACAGAAATATGGGACCGGTCAGGAACAACCTGGAAATCGTTACTAGATGAGTTATCTAATGAATCTCAACCAGAAAACGTCGTGGTAGTAGTTGGTCATCCTATTGTTAATATTGGACTATTAGGACATTGCCTGAATCTAACAAAGGACTGGCTGGGATCATTTCATCTCGACGCTGGTAGCATTAGTGTCATTGATTTCCCTGATGGCCCGTTCGGAAGAGGAGTTGTTCGATGCATAAACTATACCGCACATCTTGGAAGGTGGTCGATCCCCATCACTAGACCAACACAAGATGAAGATGAATTCTAA